One stretch of Mycolicibacterium fallax DNA includes these proteins:
- the frr gene encoding ribosome recycling factor, whose translation MIDEALFDAEEKMEKAVGVARDDLASVRTGRANPGMFSRVNIDYYGSMTPITQLASINVPEARMVVIKPYEAGQLRHIEDAIRNSDLGLNPSNDGTIIRVAIPQLTEERRRELVKQAKGKGEDAKVAVRNIRRKAMEELARIKKDGEAGEDDVARAEKELDKSTHGYTAAIDDLVKHKEAELLEV comes from the coding sequence GTGATCGACGAGGCCCTCTTCGACGCCGAGGAGAAGATGGAAAAGGCCGTGGGAGTCGCGCGCGACGACCTGGCGTCGGTGCGCACCGGCCGCGCCAACCCGGGGATGTTCTCCCGGGTGAACATCGACTACTACGGGTCGATGACCCCGATCACCCAGCTGGCCAGCATCAACGTGCCCGAGGCCCGGATGGTCGTGATCAAGCCCTACGAGGCCGGCCAGCTGCGCCACATCGAGGACGCGATCCGCAACTCCGACCTGGGCCTGAACCCCAGCAACGACGGCACCATCATCCGGGTGGCGATCCCGCAGCTGACCGAGGAGCGTCGTCGCGAGCTGGTCAAGCAGGCCAAGGGCAAGGGTGAGGACGCCAAGGTGGCGGTGCGCAACATCCGCCGCAAGGCGATGGAGGAACTGGCCCGGATCAAGAAGGACGGCGAGGCGGGCGAGGACGACGTGGCGCGCGCCGAGAAGGAGCTGGACAAGTCCACCCACGGCTACACCGCCGCGATCGATGACCTGGTCAAGCACAAGGAAGCGGAGCTGCTGGAGGTCTAG
- a CDS encoding phosphatidate cytidylyltransferase — MASTDTDLPAPKKSRAGRNLPAAIAVGALLGGAVIVSLSIAPAWVWVALVAGAMAVATHEVVGRLRDGGYCIPLIPLLVGGQATIWLTWPFGTTGALGGFAGTVLVCLIWRLLSQGLSAAPQNYLRDVAVAVLLAAWIPLSGAFAALLIYPDDGRAALFAIMLAVVFSDIGGYTAGVLFGRHPMVAAISPKKSWEGFAGSLIAGTGMAVAAVALLMDRPAWIGIPLGIFLVITGTLGDLVESQVKRDLGIKDMSNLLPGHGGLMDRIDSLLLSMAAGWIVLTVLT; from the coding sequence GTGGCCTCCACCGACACCGACCTTCCCGCGCCGAAGAAGTCCCGCGCCGGGCGTAACCTTCCCGCCGCCATCGCCGTCGGCGCCCTGCTGGGCGGTGCGGTCATCGTCTCGCTGAGCATCGCCCCCGCCTGGGTGTGGGTGGCACTGGTGGCCGGGGCCATGGCCGTCGCCACCCACGAGGTGGTCGGCCGGCTGCGCGACGGCGGGTACTGCATCCCGCTGATTCCGCTGCTGGTCGGCGGGCAGGCGACCATCTGGCTGACCTGGCCGTTCGGCACCACCGGCGCGCTCGGCGGGTTCGCCGGCACGGTGCTGGTCTGCCTGATCTGGCGGCTGCTGTCCCAGGGCTTGTCGGCCGCCCCGCAGAACTATCTGCGGGATGTGGCGGTGGCCGTGCTGCTGGCCGCCTGGATCCCGCTGTCCGGGGCGTTCGCGGCACTGCTGATCTACCCCGACGACGGCCGGGCGGCGCTGTTCGCCATCATGCTGGCCGTCGTCTTCTCCGACATCGGCGGCTACACCGCCGGGGTGCTGTTCGGCAGGCACCCGATGGTCGCGGCGATCAGCCCGAAGAAATCCTGGGAGGGCTTCGCCGGCTCGCTGATCGCCGGCACCGGGATGGCCGTCGCGGCGGTCGCCCTGCTGATGGATCGGCCGGCCTGGATCGGCATCCCGCTGGGCATCTTCCTGGTCATCACCGGCACCCTCGGTGACCTGGTGGAATCCCAGGTCAAGCGGGATCTCGGGATCAAGGACATGAGCAACCTGCTGCCCGGGCACGGCGGGCTGATGGACCGCATCGATTCGCTGCTGCTGTCGATGGCGGCCGGCTGGATCGTGCTCACCGTGCTGACCTGA
- the rlmN gene encoding 23S rRNA (adenine(2503)-C(2))-methyltransferase RlmN, whose amino-acid sequence MGPRARYWTAVKQELVFEAPRRQMPPRHFADLDEAGRLQAVADLGLPAFRAKQLANQYYGRLTADPAAMTDLPAALRGRLAETLFPTLLTAVRQIECDAGETRKTLWRAGDGTTVESVLMRYPQRNTVCISSQAGCGMACPFCATGQGGLTRNLSAAEILEQVRAAAATLRDEHGDRLSNIVFMGMGEPLANYNRVISVLRRIIAAPPNGFGISARSVTVSTVGLAPAIRRLADEGLGVTLALSLHAPDDELRDTLVPVNNRWNLAEALDAARYYADTTGRRISVEYALIRDVNDQPWRADLLGKKLHAALGPLVHVNLIPLNPTPGSQWDASPKPVEREFVRRVRAKGVTCTVRDTRGREIAAACGQLAAEG is encoded by the coding sequence ATGGGCCCCCGGGCCCGATACTGGACGGCAGTGAAACAGGAACTTGTCTTCGAGGCCCCGCGCCGGCAGATGCCGCCGCGGCATTTCGCCGACCTCGACGAGGCCGGCCGGCTGCAGGCGGTCGCCGACCTGGGCCTGCCGGCGTTTCGGGCCAAACAGCTGGCCAACCAGTACTACGGCCGGCTGACCGCCGACCCGGCCGCGATGACCGATCTGCCCGCGGCGCTGCGCGGCCGGCTGGCCGAGACGCTGTTCCCGACGCTGCTGACCGCGGTCCGGCAGATCGAGTGCGATGCGGGGGAGACCCGCAAGACGCTGTGGCGGGCCGGCGACGGCACCACCGTCGAGTCGGTGCTGATGCGCTACCCGCAGCGCAACACCGTCTGCATCTCCTCGCAGGCCGGCTGCGGCATGGCCTGCCCGTTCTGCGCGACCGGCCAGGGCGGGCTGACCCGCAACCTGTCGGCCGCCGAGATCCTGGAGCAGGTCCGCGCGGCCGCGGCGACGCTGCGCGACGAGCACGGGGACCGGCTGTCCAACATCGTGTTCATGGGGATGGGCGAGCCGCTGGCCAACTACAACCGGGTGATCTCGGTGCTGCGCCGGATCATCGCCGCGCCGCCGAACGGGTTCGGCATCTCGGCCCGCTCGGTGACGGTGTCGACGGTCGGCCTGGCGCCGGCGATCCGCCGGCTGGCCGACGAGGGGCTCGGCGTCACCCTGGCGCTGTCGCTGCACGCCCCCGACGACGAACTGCGCGACACCCTGGTGCCGGTGAACAACCGGTGGAACCTCGCCGAGGCGCTGGACGCCGCCCGCTACTACGCCGACACCACCGGGCGACGGATCTCGGTGGAGTACGCGCTGATCCGCGACGTCAACGACCAGCCGTGGCGGGCCGATCTGCTGGGCAAGAAGCTGCACGCGGCGCTGGGGCCGCTGGTGCACGTGAACCTGATCCCGCTGAACCCGACGCCGGGCAGCCAGTGGGACGCCAGCCCCAAACCCGTCGAGCGGGAGTTCGTTCGCCGGGTCCGCGCCAAGGGGGTCACCTGCACGGTGCGTGACACCCGCGGCCGCGAGATCGCCGCGGCCTGCGGTCAGCTCGCCGCGGAGGGCTGA
- a CDS encoding DUF2631 domain-containing protein: protein MVSTEVERYNDEVDTADVPSAEWGWSRINYRTWHIVGLAGILLLLAFMRGFHEGAVEHAWVIGFAALGAVFLIRDWWGRRRGWLRPAR, encoded by the coding sequence GTGGTCAGCACCGAGGTGGAGCGCTACAACGACGAGGTCGATACCGCTGACGTGCCCTCCGCGGAGTGGGGCTGGAGCAGGATCAACTACCGCACCTGGCACATCGTCGGCCTGGCCGGGATCCTGCTGCTGCTGGCGTTCATGCGCGGGTTCCACGAGGGCGCCGTCGAGCACGCCTGGGTGATCGGCTTCGCCGCCCTGGGTGCCGTCTTCCTGATTCGCGACTGGTGGGGCCGCCGGCGCGGCTGGCTGCGCCCGGCCCGCTGA
- a CDS encoding TetR/AcrR family transcriptional regulator, translating into MTATRSRAAYLGPERRRPQVLDAALEIAAESGLAGVTMGAIADRMAVSRPVVYACFADRAEVLTGLLERETQLGLQGLFAMLPPERTGSIQQLFVDGFRALFEAVAQRPMFWRIIYAEQPDAALAPAIGHGRAEVRGRIAVVLRPLLERWQVTDLDVAAPVLTDVFLAICETSVQARLAGSGSADPDQLAELFGRAAYRAVRAVPAPPAEVSGSQVGGNGGVSE; encoded by the coding sequence GTGACCGCCACCCGTTCCCGCGCCGCCTACCTGGGGCCGGAACGACGTCGCCCGCAGGTGCTCGACGCCGCGCTGGAGATCGCCGCCGAGAGCGGGCTGGCCGGCGTCACCATGGGGGCCATCGCCGACCGGATGGCGGTCAGCCGCCCGGTGGTCTACGCCTGCTTCGCCGACCGCGCCGAGGTACTGACCGGGCTGCTGGAGCGGGAGACCCAGCTGGGCCTGCAGGGCCTGTTCGCGATGCTGCCCCCGGAACGCACCGGCTCGATCCAGCAGCTGTTCGTCGACGGATTCCGCGCGCTGTTCGAGGCGGTGGCGCAGCGGCCGATGTTCTGGCGGATCATCTACGCCGAGCAACCCGACGCCGCGCTGGCCCCCGCCATCGGGCACGGCCGCGCCGAGGTCCGCGGCCGGATCGCCGTGGTACTCCGGCCGCTGCTGGAACGCTGGCAGGTGACCGACCTCGACGTTGCGGCGCCGGTGCTGACCGACGTCTTTCTGGCCATCTGCGAAACCTCGGTGCAGGCCCGGCTGGCCGGCTCCGGCTCGGCGGACCCCGACCAACTCGCCGAGCTGTTCGGCCGTGCCGCCTACCGGGCGGTACGCGCGGTCCCGGCCCCCCCGGCGGAGGTGTCCGGGTCGCAGGTCGGCGGCAACGGCGGTGTGTCAGAATGA
- the dxr gene encoding 1-deoxy-D-xylulose-5-phosphate reductoisomerase, whose amino-acid sequence MTSRIRVLILGSTGSIGTQALEVIAANPDKFEVVGLAAGGGNAALLDAQRAATGVTNVAVADPGAAERIGGARYVGPRAATELVANTEADVVLNALVGALGLEPTLAALDSGARLALANKESLVAGGPLVLAAAAPGQIVPVDSEHSALAQCLRGGSAEEVARLVLTASGGPFRGFSAADLVSVTPEQAGAHPTWSMGPMNTLNSASLVNKGLELIETHLLFGIDYDRIDVVVHPQSIVHSMVTFTDGSTLAQASPPDMKLPIGLALGWPDRVAGVAAPCDWSTASTWEFEPLDHTVFPAVELARHAGRTGGCLTAVYNAANEEAAAAFLAGRIGFPAIVATVAEVLHAADAWSAQPATVEDVLDAQRWARERAQGAIAQEVLSAR is encoded by the coding sequence GTGACGTCGCGTATTCGGGTCCTGATCCTCGGCAGCACCGGGTCGATCGGCACCCAGGCACTGGAGGTCATCGCCGCCAACCCCGATAAGTTCGAGGTGGTGGGCCTGGCCGCCGGCGGCGGCAACGCCGCGCTGCTCGACGCCCAGCGTGCCGCGACGGGGGTGACCAACGTCGCCGTCGCCGACCCCGGCGCGGCCGAGCGGATCGGTGGGGCGCGCTACGTCGGCCCGCGCGCGGCGACCGAGCTGGTGGCGAACACCGAGGCCGACGTCGTGCTCAACGCGCTGGTCGGGGCGCTGGGGCTGGAGCCGACGCTGGCCGCGCTGGACAGCGGCGCCCGGCTCGCGCTGGCCAACAAGGAATCCCTGGTGGCCGGCGGCCCGTTGGTGCTGGCCGCCGCCGCGCCGGGCCAGATCGTTCCGGTGGACTCCGAGCACTCCGCGCTGGCGCAGTGCCTGCGCGGCGGCAGCGCCGAGGAGGTGGCCCGGCTGGTGCTGACCGCCTCCGGCGGGCCGTTCCGCGGCTTCAGCGCCGCCGACCTGGTGTCGGTCACCCCGGAGCAGGCCGGGGCGCACCCGACCTGGTCGATGGGCCCGATGAACACGCTGAACTCGGCGTCGCTGGTCAACAAGGGCCTGGAACTCATCGAGACCCACCTGCTGTTCGGCATCGACTACGACCGCATCGACGTCGTCGTGCACCCGCAGTCGATCGTGCATTCGATGGTGACCTTCACCGACGGCTCCACCCTGGCCCAGGCCAGCCCGCCGGACATGAAGCTGCCGATCGGACTGGCCCTGGGCTGGCCGGACCGGGTGGCCGGGGTCGCCGCCCCGTGCGACTGGAGCACCGCCTCGACCTGGGAATTCGAGCCGCTGGATCACACCGTGTTCCCGGCCGTCGAGTTGGCCCGGCACGCCGGGCGCACCGGCGGCTGCCTGACCGCGGTCTACAACGCCGCCAATGAGGAGGCCGCCGCGGCCTTCCTGGCCGGGCGGATCGGCTTCCCGGCGATCGTGGCGACGGTGGCCGAGGTGCTGCACGCCGCAGACGCCTGGTCGGCGCAACCGGCTACCGTGGAAGACGTACTCGACGCCCAACGGTGGGCGCGCGAGCGGGCGCAGGGCGCAATCGCACAGGAGGTGTTGTCGGCACGATGA
- a CDS encoding M50 family metallopeptidase codes for MMYAIGVVLFALAILLSVAWHECGHMWMARATGMKVRRYFIGFGPTLWSTTRPNKLGDTEYGIKAVPLGGFCDIAGMTVHDEIAPEDRKHAMYRQKVWKRVAVLAAGPGMNVILGLVVTYGIAVAWGLPNLNPPPATIAETDCVAPEVSFGKVADCTGAGPAAAAGIRAGDVIVGVGGTKVSSFPEAASRIRQSSGPTEVTVQRDGQRIDLVVDVARTQRYVSETETAEAGVIGVKGVQGGPAAWNDYNALTAVPATFVFTGELGVKLTQAVANIPSKMGALVRSIGGAERDPETPMSVVGASRIGGETAERGLWVMFWMMLAQLNFVLALINLLPLLPFDGGHIAVACYEKVRDLLRKVRGLMPAGPVDYLKLMPATYVILAVVGVFTVLTITADLINPITIPK; via the coding sequence ATGATGTACGCGATTGGTGTCGTGCTGTTCGCACTGGCCATCTTGCTCTCGGTGGCCTGGCACGAATGCGGGCACATGTGGATGGCGCGGGCCACCGGCATGAAGGTGCGCCGGTACTTCATCGGGTTCGGCCCCACGCTGTGGTCCACCACCCGGCCGAACAAGCTGGGGGACACCGAGTACGGGATCAAGGCCGTCCCGCTGGGCGGCTTCTGCGACATCGCCGGGATGACCGTGCACGACGAGATCGCCCCCGAGGACCGCAAGCACGCGATGTACCGCCAGAAGGTGTGGAAGCGGGTCGCGGTGCTGGCCGCCGGACCGGGCATGAACGTCATCCTGGGGCTGGTGGTCACCTACGGCATCGCCGTCGCCTGGGGCCTGCCCAACCTGAACCCGCCGCCGGCCACCATCGCCGAGACCGACTGCGTGGCGCCGGAAGTCTCGTTCGGCAAGGTGGCGGACTGCACCGGGGCCGGCCCGGCCGCGGCGGCCGGCATCCGCGCCGGCGACGTCATCGTCGGGGTCGGCGGCACGAAGGTGTCGAGCTTCCCGGAGGCGGCGTCGCGGATCCGACAGAGTTCGGGCCCGACCGAGGTGACCGTGCAGCGCGACGGTCAGCGGATCGACCTGGTCGTCGACGTCGCCCGCACCCAGCGCTACGTCTCGGAGACCGAGACCGCCGAGGCCGGCGTGATCGGGGTGAAGGGCGTGCAGGGTGGGCCGGCGGCGTGGAACGACTACAACGCGCTGACCGCGGTGCCCGCGACCTTCGTGTTCACCGGTGAACTGGGCGTCAAACTGACCCAGGCGGTCGCCAACATTCCCAGCAAGATGGGTGCGCTGGTGCGCTCCATCGGCGGTGCCGAGCGGGACCCGGAGACCCCGATGAGCGTGGTCGGGGCCAGCCGGATCGGCGGCGAGACCGCCGAGCGGGGCCTGTGGGTGATGTTCTGGATGATGCTGGCCCAGCTCAACTTCGTGCTGGCGCTGATCAACCTGCTGCCGCTGCTGCCGTTCGACGGCGGCCACATCGCCGTCGCCTGCTACGAGAAGGTCCGTGACCTGCTGCGCAAGGTCCGGGGGCTGATGCCCGCCGGTCCGGTCGACTATCTCAAGCTGATGCCGGCCACCTATGTGATCCTGGCGGTCGTCGGGGTGTTCACCGTCTTGACCATCACCGCCGACCTGATCAACCCCATCACGATCCCGAAGTAG
- the ispG gene encoding flavodoxin-dependent (E)-4-hydroxy-3-methylbut-2-enyl-diphosphate synthase — MTSIGLGVPALPAPVLAPRRKTRQLMVRDVGVGSDHPISVQSMCTTKTHDVNATLQQIAELTAAGCDIVRVACPRQEDADALAEIVAHSNLPVIADIHFQPKYIFAAIDAGCAAVRVNPGNIKEFDGRVAEVAKAAGDAGTPIRIGVNAGSLDKRFLDKYGKATPEALVESALWEASLFEEHGFGDIKISVKHNDPVVMVAAYEQLAAVCDYPLHLGVTEAGPAFQGTIKSAVAFGALLSRGIGDTIRVSLSAPPVEEVKVGNQILESLNLRPRGLEIVSCPSCGRAQVDVYTLANEVAAGLEGLNVPLRVAVMGCVVNGPGEAREADLGVASGNGKGQIFVKGEVIKTVPESQIVVTLIEEAMRLAEEMGTPIDLEDGSSASGPPTVTVS, encoded by the coding sequence ATGACGTCCATCGGACTGGGCGTTCCGGCGCTGCCGGCGCCGGTACTTGCCCCGCGGCGCAAGACCCGTCAGCTCATGGTGCGCGATGTGGGTGTCGGCAGCGACCACCCGATCTCGGTGCAGTCGATGTGCACCACCAAGACCCACGACGTCAACGCCACCCTGCAGCAGATCGCCGAGCTGACCGCGGCGGGCTGCGACATCGTCCGGGTGGCCTGCCCGCGTCAGGAGGACGCCGACGCGCTCGCCGAGATCGTCGCGCACTCCAACCTGCCGGTGATCGCCGACATCCACTTCCAGCCCAAATACATCTTCGCGGCCATCGACGCCGGGTGCGCGGCGGTGCGGGTCAACCCGGGCAACATCAAGGAGTTTGACGGCCGGGTCGCCGAGGTGGCCAAGGCCGCCGGGGACGCGGGCACCCCGATCCGGATCGGGGTGAACGCCGGATCGCTGGACAAGCGGTTCCTGGACAAGTACGGCAAGGCCACCCCGGAGGCGCTGGTCGAGTCCGCGCTGTGGGAGGCCTCGCTGTTCGAGGAGCATGGCTTCGGCGACATCAAGATCAGCGTCAAGCACAACGATCCGGTGGTCATGGTGGCCGCCTACGAGCAGCTGGCCGCGGTGTGCGACTACCCGCTGCACCTCGGGGTCACCGAGGCCGGGCCGGCCTTCCAGGGCACCATCAAGTCGGCGGTGGCTTTCGGGGCACTGCTGTCCCGCGGGATCGGCGACACCATCCGGGTGTCGCTGTCGGCGCCGCCGGTCGAGGAGGTCAAGGTCGGCAACCAGATCCTGGAGTCGCTGAACCTGCGGCCGCGCGGCCTGGAGATCGTGTCGTGCCCGTCCTGCGGCCGCGCCCAGGTCGACGTCTACACCCTGGCCAACGAGGTCGCCGCCGGCCTGGAGGGCCTCAATGTCCCGCTGCGCGTCGCGGTGATGGGCTGTGTGGTCAACGGTCCCGGTGAGGCCCGGGAGGCCGACCTCGGGGTGGCCTCCGGCAACGGCAAGGGGCAGATCTTCGTCAAGGGCGAGGTCATCAAGACGGTGCCGGAATCGCAGATCGTGGTGACCCTGATCGAGGAGGCCATGCGATTGGCCGAGGAGATGGGCACCCCGATCGATCTCGAGGACGGGTCAAGCGCCAGCGGTCCGCCGACGGTGACCGTAAGCTGA
- a CDS encoding GNAT family N-acetyltransferase: MSAPPYFRPVDESRVSMVRDAAAVARVLDADPVGSAMVAARVAEHGINPAAIGGELWTRGRPEDSLCFSGPNLMPLRGDPSDLAAFADKAAAAPRRCSSLVGYADRVLPMWRRLETGWGPAREVRDNQPLLALSGPPVCALDPLVRRVRMAELDAYLVAAVEMFIGEVGVDPRIGDGGRGYRRRVAGLIAAGRAWARFEGPEVVFKAEVGAQSPAVGQIQGVWVRPDRRGHGLGSAGTAALAAAIVDGGRIASLYVNDYNTPARAAYARIGFAPVGTFATILLD, from the coding sequence ATGTCGGCGCCGCCGTACTTCCGCCCGGTTGACGAAAGCCGGGTGTCGATGGTGCGCGACGCCGCCGCCGTGGCGCGGGTGCTCGACGCGGATCCGGTGGGCAGCGCGATGGTGGCGGCCCGGGTCGCCGAACACGGCATCAACCCCGCCGCGATCGGCGGCGAACTGTGGACCCGCGGTCGCCCCGAGGATTCGCTGTGCTTCTCCGGGCCCAACCTGATGCCGCTGCGCGGGGACCCGTCGGACCTGGCGGCCTTCGCCGACAAGGCGGCCGCCGCGCCGCGGCGATGTTCCTCGCTGGTCGGTTACGCCGACCGGGTGCTGCCGATGTGGCGGCGGCTGGAGACCGGGTGGGGTCCGGCCCGCGAGGTCCGCGACAATCAGCCGTTGCTCGCGCTGTCGGGCCCCCCGGTGTGCGCTCTCGACCCGCTGGTCCGGCGGGTGCGGATGGCCGAACTCGACGCCTACCTGGTCGCCGCCGTCGAGATGTTCATCGGTGAGGTCGGCGTCGACCCGCGGATCGGCGACGGCGGCCGCGGCTACCGCCGCCGGGTGGCCGGGCTGATCGCCGCGGGCCGGGCCTGGGCCCGGTTCGAGGGGCCCGAGGTGGTGTTCAAGGCCGAGGTGGGCGCGCAGTCCCCGGCGGTGGGGCAGATCCAGGGCGTCTGGGTCCGGCCCGACCGGCGCGGCCACGGCCTGGGCAGCGCCGGGACCGCGGCGCTGGCCGCCGCGATCGTCGACGGCGGCCGGATCGCCAGCCTGTACGTCAACGACTACAACACCCCCGCCCGGGCCGCCTACGCGCGGATCGGGTTCGCCCCGGTCGGCACCTTCGCGACCATCCTGCTCGACTGA
- a CDS encoding SRPBCC family protein — MPPQSRRDPGPTHNELTLTPVQGGTLATLLVFYPSNELREQILSTGMVDGMEAGYARLEALTGW; from the coding sequence ATGCCGCCGCAATCGCGCCGTGACCCTGGGCCGACCCACAACGAGCTGACCCTGACGCCGGTGCAGGGCGGCACCCTGGCCACCCTGCTGGTGTTCTATCCCAGCAACGAGTTGCGCGAACAGATCCTTTCCACCGGCATGGTCGACGGGATGGAGGCCGGCTACGCCCGGCTGGAGGCGCTGACCGGGTGGTGA
- a CDS encoding penicillin-binding transpeptidase domain-containing protein codes for MATQTSSVTRLGRLLVAGVLAATMSVSACTPRPDGPEPAAQEFFDALSAGDTTTAADLTDRPEDARAAMNASWTGLQADRIDIAALGSRFTEDTGTVNYRYTWHLPKNRTWTYDGQLNMVRDEGRWQVRWTATGLHPSLGENQSLQLRSDPPRRASVNELGGSDVLVPGYRYAYQLDARQAGRELMPSAQAVVEVLRPFGGPQDAQLLAEQASSADRPMDLVTLSQQDNDKVADALANRPGIIQIRQADLLPTDPAFAPALISEVEKSVVDDLDGEAGWRVISINQNGAETDVLNEVAPAPAPSVSITLDRAVQNAAQNAVNAQGRKAMLVVIKPSTGDILAVAQNAAADVDGPAATMGMYPPGSTFKIITAGAAIARDMATPNTLLGCPGEIDIGHRRIPNYDRFDLGVVPLSKAFANSCNTTFAELASKMPPRALNQAAARFGLGRDYLIDGVPTVSGSVPPTVDLAEMTEDGFGQGKVLASPFGMALTAATVAAGHTPVPRLILGHETTVTGEAGTVAPEVLEGLRSMMRLVVTNGTAKDLNGYGDVRGKTGEAEFEGGSHAWFAGYRGDMAFAALIVGGGSSEYAVRMTRQMFDSMPDGYLA; via the coding sequence ATGGCAACTCAAACCTCATCCGTAACGCGGCTTGGTCGGCTGCTGGTGGCCGGCGTGCTCGCGGCGACGATGTCCGTGAGTGCCTGCACCCCGCGGCCGGACGGACCCGAGCCCGCCGCCCAGGAGTTCTTCGATGCGCTCTCGGCCGGCGACACCACCACCGCCGCGGATCTGACCGACCGGCCCGAGGACGCCCGGGCGGCGATGAACGCGTCGTGGACCGGCCTGCAGGCCGACCGCATCGACATCGCCGCGCTGGGCTCGCGATTCACCGAGGACACCGGGACGGTCAACTACCGCTACACCTGGCACCTGCCGAAGAACCGCACCTGGACCTACGACGGCCAGCTGAACATGGTCCGCGACGAGGGCCGCTGGCAGGTGCGCTGGACCGCGACCGGGCTGCACCCGAGCCTGGGCGAGAACCAGAGCCTGCAGCTGCGCTCGGATCCGCCGCGACGCGCCTCGGTCAACGAGCTCGGCGGCAGCGACGTGCTGGTGCCCGGCTATCGCTACGCCTATCAGCTCGACGCCCGCCAGGCCGGCCGGGAACTGATGCCCAGCGCGCAGGCCGTCGTCGAGGTGCTGCGCCCGTTCGGCGGACCGCAGGATGCGCAGCTGCTTGCCGAGCAGGCCAGCTCCGCGGATCGGCCGATGGACCTGGTCACCCTCAGCCAGCAGGACAACGACAAGGTTGCGGACGCGCTGGCCAACCGTCCCGGGATCATCCAGATCCGGCAGGCCGACCTGCTGCCCACCGACCCGGCGTTCGCCCCGGCGCTGATCTCCGAGGTGGAGAAGTCGGTCGTCGACGATCTCGACGGCGAGGCGGGCTGGCGGGTGATCAGCATCAACCAGAACGGTGCCGAGACCGACGTACTCAACGAGGTGGCGCCCGCGCCGGCCCCGTCGGTGTCGATCACCCTGGACCGCGCCGTGCAGAACGCCGCGCAGAACGCCGTCAACGCTCAGGGCCGCAAGGCGATGCTGGTCGTCATCAAGCCCTCCACCGGCGACATCCTGGCCGTCGCGCAGAACGCGGCCGCCGACGTCGACGGGCCGGCGGCCACCATGGGCATGTACCCGCCGGGATCGACGTTCAAGATCATCACCGCCGGCGCGGCCATCGCGCGCGACATGGCCACCCCCAACACGCTGCTGGGCTGCCCCGGCGAGATCGACATCGGCCACCGCCGGATTCCCAACTACGACCGGTTCGACCTGGGCGTGGTGCCGCTGAGCAAGGCGTTCGCCAACTCCTGCAACACCACCTTCGCCGAGCTGGCCTCCAAGATGCCCCCGCGCGCGCTGAACCAGGCCGCCGCCCGGTTCGGCCTGGGCCGGGACTACCTCATCGACGGTGTCCCGACGGTGTCCGGTTCGGTGCCGCCGACGGTGGATCTGGCCGAGATGACCGAGGACGGCTTCGGCCAGGGCAAGGTGCTGGCCAGCCCGTTCGGGATGGCGCTGACCGCGGCCACCGTCGCGGCCGGGCACACCCCGGTGCCGCGGCTGATCCTCGGCCACGAGACCACGGTGACCGGCGAGGCGGGCACCGTCGCCCCCGAGGTGCTCGAGGGGCTGCGCTCGATGATGCGGTTGGTGGTCACCAACGGCACCGCCAAGGACCTCAACGGCTACGGCGACGTCCGGGGCAAGACCGGTGAGGCCGAGTTCGAGGGCGGCTCGCACGCCTGGTTCGCCGGCTACCGCGGCGATATGGCCTTCGCGGCGCTGATCGTCGGGGGCGGCAGCTCGGAGTACGCGGTGCGGATGACCCGGCAGATGTTCGACAGCATGCCCGACGGTTACCTCGCCTGA